From one Vicia villosa cultivar HV-30 ecotype Madison, WI unplaced genomic scaffold, Vvil1.0 ctg.000032F_1_1_3, whole genome shotgun sequence genomic stretch:
- the LOC131622535 gene encoding glycolipid transfer protein 3-like, translating into MKRSRDTEKRSEINSAIEELSVLVIVKPGENHEAAPARIPTKPFLSLCYMILQFLDKVGPTMIVIRQDIHQNIKRLEAMYESNPLINSNLVEILKSETSKGIAKKRISGSKSFVWLTRSIDFTSALLQALLVKDPKKSMEQAVQESYDATLKPWHGWIASAAFRVGIKLVPDTKTFMDLISEKDEDCDTITEKMQILVSLLVPFLEDIHCILKVYKLDKLKSN; encoded by the exons ATGAAGAGGAGTAGAGATACTGAGAAGAGATCAGAGATAAACTCTGCCATTGAAGAGCTTTCAGTTCTTGTTATAGTCAAACCTGGAGAAAATCATGAAGCTGCACCTGCACGCATCCCAACCAAGCCTTTTCTATCTCTATGTTACATGATTCTACAATTTCTTG ATAAGGTAGGCCCAACAATGATTGTTATTAGACAAGACATTCACCAGAATATTAAG AGGTTGGAAGCTATGTATGAATCAAACCCTTTGATCAATTCAAATTTGGTTGAGATATTGAAATCAGAAACTAGCAAAGGCATTGCAAAGAAGAGGATTAGTGGCAGTAAATCCTTTGTTTGGCTTACTAG ATCCATTGATTTCACATCAGCATTATTACAAGCATTATTAGTAAAAGATCCTAAAAAGAGTATGGAACAAGCAGTTCAAGAGTCTTATGATGCAACTTTGAAACCATGGCATGGATGGATTGCATCCGCGGCTTTCAGA GTTGGTATAAAGCTAGTACCTGATACTAAAACTTTCATGGATCTCATCAGTGAAAAAGACGAAGACTGTGACACCATAACGGAGAAAATGCAGATTTTGGTTTCATTGTTAGTGCCATTTCTAGAGGATATCCATTGTATTCTA AAAGTGTATAAATTGGACAAGCTTAAATCAAACTGA